In Anthonomus grandis grandis chromosome 5, icAntGran1.3, whole genome shotgun sequence, the following are encoded in one genomic region:
- the LOC126735934 gene encoding general odorant-binding protein 83a-like: MLVTKNLVIFALGVVAVSPTKLSLENITDDFKAQLLKLHGLCSTETGATEEDIETLRKGIFTEDPKIKCYIKCNFLGIELWTDNSEINPAPFANIVPAEMSKEVFTAYDDCNKKLGNINDLCEKSYMLIKCIHETALDSFFVV; this comes from the exons atgttagttaCAAAAAATTTGGTGATTTTTGCTTTAGGTGTTGTTGCTGTGTCACCTACCAAATTGAGTTTAGag aaCATAACAGACGACTTTAAAGCACAACTTTTAAAGCTTCACGGCTTATGTAGCACAGAAACAGGAGCTACTGAAG aGGACATTGAGACATTAAGAAAGGGAATATTTACTGAAGATCCAAAAATTAAG tGCTATATTAAATGCAACTTCTTAGGAATCGAATTG TGGACAGACAATAGCGAAATTAATCCTGCACCATTTGCCAACATTGTTCCTGCTGAAATGAGCAAAGAGGTGTTTACAGCGTATGACGATTGCAATAAGAAATTAg gtAACATCAATGACCTGTGCGAAAAATCTTATATGTTGATCAAGTGTATCCATGAAACTGCTTTGGAT agtttcTTCGTAGTTTAA